The following DNA comes from bacterium.
CGCCTCCAAGGTTCATGAGCGTAAGCACCGGGTATCCCGGTTGTTTCGTCCAGCTCTCCATGATATTCCGCACGGGCTTGCCGGAAACATCCTCAAGCGCCTGCCACAAATCTCCCGTTGCGGCGTTTGAGTATTGATGGCGCTTGAGATACGCTCGCAGGCCATCCCGAAACGTATCAGGACCCAAGTACACCTCTATCATGCGGATGACGGACGCACCCTTTTCGTAGCTAATGGCATCGAAAATTTCTGAGATTTCGCTGGGATGATGCACCTCAACCTCTATGGGGTGGGTGCTTCGCAGTGCGTCATCCCGCAGGGCGGGCGCGTAAGCGTCGGCCATGAATTGCGTCCAGATGTCCCACTCCGGAAAAAGATGGTTCACTCCCATGTATTCTATCCAGCTTGCAAATCCCTCGTTGAGCCACAGATCAGTCCACCACTGCATGGTGACCAGATTCCCGAACCATTGATGCGCAAGCTCGTGCGCCACCACGATTGCGACGCGTTGGCGCGCGGCCGCGGAAGAATTTTCCGGGTCAATGAGCAAAGCCGTCTCGCGATAGGTTATCGCGCCCCAGTTTTCCATGGCACCGGCGGCAAAGTCGGGAATGGCAATGAGATCGCACTTAGGCAAGGGATAGGGAATGGCGAAATACTCATTGTAGAGTTCGAGGGTTTTCGCCGCAACATCAAGCGCAAAACGTCCCTGTTCGCTCTTGCCCGGCATCGTGAACACGCGCACCAGCACTCCGTCTTTTGTTTTCGATTCGATCGAATCGAATTTTCCAACAACGAAAGCGAGAAGGTATGTGGACATGATAGGCGTTGTTGTAAAGTGAAACTCCCGCATTCCATTCGGGTAGCTTTTCGACTCGGCAACCGGCATGTTTGAGATGGCATCAAGATCGTTCGGAACAACAAGCGTAACGTCGAACGTTGCCTTGCACGCGGGCTCGTCCCAGCACGGAAAACACCTTCGTGCATCGGTCGCTTCAAACTGCGTGGTGGCCAGATGCCGTTCCGCTCCGTCCTTGGCTACATACTTGCTCCGATAAAATCCGCACATCTGGTCATTGAGCTTTCCCGAAAAAGCGATGCGAAGTTCCGTGGTTCCTTGCGGCAACGTGGTCTTAAAATCAAGCGAAAGCGTCTCTGCCTTTTTGTCGAGTATCGGCGTTGCGGAAAGCTCCTGTTGCGATGGAAAAACCCGTGCATTGGCAGAGCGGATTTCGAGATCCGACGCATAAAGGGTTATAAGCGCGGTCGGCTCCTTAATCTCAACGGAGACAACGACCTCGCCCTTGAATGTGAAGTTATTGAGGTCGGGCGTAAGCATTAAAGCATAATGCTTCGGAACAACGTTTGTGGATAGACGATGTGATTCCATAGTTCTTCCTAAAAATTTCTAATTCCAACATCAATAAGCATACCACGCGGTATCAGAGAACGTCATAGCGTCAAATCTAAAACGTGCCCGAGAGGCACGTTTTCAAATCTGGACTTCCCTTCAATTCCATTTTCATTTTTAAACCTGGGCGGCCAGAGGGAATCGAACCCTCGATAACAGGACCACAACCTGCTGTGTTACCTCTACACCATGGCCGCCATATAAATACGGAAAAATTTTAGCACAAAGTCGCGTTAATTTCAAGTCCCGCCAGAAGTAGTCCCACTTGGCAAAACGCGACTTCTGGTAGGACAAGAAAAAGTGCGCGGTTGTGCTATACGCGGACTAAACTCTCATCAAAGAAAAGTTGTGTGGGAGGATTTCGTCTTTATTTCTTAACCTCCGAGAAATTTTCTGCAACCTGATCCCAGTTGACGACGTTCCACCAGGCCTCCACGTAATCGGGCCGGCGGTTTTGATAGTGGATGTAATAGGCGTGTTCCCAAACATCAAGTCCCAAAACCGGAATTCCTGTGGCAGTCATCAGGGGATTGTCCTGGTTCGGGGATGCGGAGATAGAAAGCGCTCCATCGCGGAAATTCAACCACGCCCAGCCGGAGCCGAACACGCCCAGCGCAGCCTGGGAAAACTTTTCCTTGAATTCGGCAAAGGAACCGAAGGCGGACTGGATTGCCTGCAAAACATCGCCCTTCGGCTCGCCTCCGCCATTCTTTTTCATTACCTTCCAGAAAATGGAGTGATTGAAATGGCCTCCACCATGATTACGGACAGCGCCGCGAATCTCTGCAGGGACCGCATCAAGATTCGCAAGCAGATCGCCCAGGGGCTTTGCTTGCAATTCTGGGTATTTCGCCAGCGCGTCGTTCAATTTGGCGACGTACGTGGCGTGATGCTTTCCGTGATGGATTTCCATTGTTCGCGCGTCTATGTATGGCTCGAGCGCATCGAACGCGTATGGCAACGGTGATAATTGGTGCATACTGTATGCTTCTTTACAATGATAAATGATTATAAATCGTATTTTAGCACGCTTTTTTTATTTTTCAAATTCTGTCGGCAAGAAGATGTGGGAGCCGCTACCCTGGGCATCTCATATAGCAAATACCCCGCCTAGGCGGGGTATTTTGAATACAAGTTATACAAACTTAATAGCGATTCGGACGAGATGCTTGTCGCTTTTTGTTGCAGTCCCTGCAGAAGAGCGGGCGGTCGCTTTTTGGTTCAAACGGCAACTCCTTAATCTCTGCTCCGCACTCGGAACAGGTCCAATTGCCCTGGAACATCTGACGAGGAGCAAATCCGCTGTTTCCATTATCGTAAGCCATGGAGAAAAAATTTATCTTGGTGAATAAAATGACCTTTGTGGTACTGACGATCCTATGGCTTTGATGATAAACCGATTGCGCGGTTTCTCGTAAAATCCACATGATGCGCGTAACAAAAACATGGTAGCATCTGCACATTATTTGTCAAATGATTGCGCCCTTCCACCCGGCACGAAGGTTTCCCGTCTCCGGCTCTCGATTGAACCCCAAACCATTAAAGAAATAGCTGTGCGGTTCTTTCTACTTCTTGTTCGTTTACGTCAAATTCGGTCATCGATTTCCGGCAATGATCCTTAATCCTATCAACCAGCGGGTCGCTTGATACCGAAAGCGTGGCCCAGATTCTTCCAAAACTTTCCAGCGCCTTATGCTTGCGGCGATTTTCGTACTTTGGGTCTTTAAGGTATTCGAGGTTTATAACTCCATCCAGCCGATCACAAAGCTCAAGATTTCCGATTTTCGGCCAATTCTGATGTAAAAGTTGAATGTAGTTTCTATATCTTGCAATATATGTGGCATTGGACTCTGCCGGAATTTCGCTATGCGCCAGAGCAATTTCGGCCTCCGAGGGCTCTTCCTCCGTGAGCATCTCAATGGTCTTTGCAAGGCTCGGCACATTAAATTTCTCGTCAGCGTCTTTGTATGCATCTTTTTTGTCGGCCAAGGCTTCTTCTTTTATATCATGGAGCATGGCAAGAAATCTTCCGAATGAATCTTCTGGAAAATATTGTTTCATCATTAGGGC
Coding sequences within:
- a CDS encoding M1 family metallopeptidase; amino-acid sequence: MESHRLSTNVVPKHYALMLTPDLNNFTFKGEVVVSVEIKEPTALITLYASDLEIRSANARVFPSQQELSATPILDKKAETLSLDFKTTLPQGTTELRIAFSGKLNDQMCGFYRSKYVAKDGAERHLATTQFEATDARRCFPCWDEPACKATFDVTLVVPNDLDAISNMPVAESKSYPNGMREFHFTTTPIMSTYLLAFVVGKFDSIESKTKDGVLVRVFTMPGKSEQGRFALDVAAKTLELYNEYFAIPYPLPKCDLIAIPDFAAGAMENWGAITYRETALLIDPENSSAAARQRVAIVVAHELAHQWFGNLVTMQWWTDLWLNEGFASWIEYMGVNHLFPEWDIWTQFMADAYAPALRDDALRSTHPIEVEVHHPSEISEIFDAISYEKGASVIRMIEVYLGPDTFRDGLRAYLKRHQYSNAATGDLWQALEDVSGKPVRNIMESWTKQPGYPVLTLMNLGGDLFGIRQTRFLSSPLLTLTPEEEAQVWHIPIPLGITGASGKGQESLFMRQREAQVELSRAHGWVNLNAHRIGFLRVNYTPELWKALEKPVAQKEIGPIDRFGIASDLAALTRAGQLPTTQTLEMLQAYRNETNYTVWIQILGILGALKNLLAYKSCYEEFCAYARDIFAGVWRSVGWDARENESHLDSLLRALVLGAMGDYKDPYVGKEAGERWLAHLAGKKPLDPNLRVSVYAITASCAGQKAPSVFETMLKQHRASELQEEKNRYLRALGNFQDPLLLKRALEFSLSGDVRSQDTIWAIASVSENPAGRNLAWEFFKENWEEFNRRYSEGGLKLISRFVSSVGNPFTSEEKAQDVEMFFQTHEAPSARRAIARTLERIRANAAWLKKDGASIAEWLANRTKVQ
- a CDS encoding superoxide dismutase, coding for MHQLSPLPYAFDALEPYIDARTMEIHHGKHHATYVAKLNDALAKYPELQAKPLGDLLANLDAVPAEIRGAVRNHGGGHFNHSIFWKVMKKNGGGEPKGDVLQAIQSAFGSFAEFKEKFSQAALGVFGSGWAWLNFRDGALSISASPNQDNPLMTATGIPVLGLDVWEHAYYIHYQNRRPDYVEAWWNVVNWDQVAENFSEVKK